The proteins below are encoded in one region of Berryella intestinalis:
- a CDS encoding heavy metal translocating P-type ATPase, which produces MSPRQKKTLIRIAVALALFVCFQLIPFEALAEPPADLYLEFALFLIPYLLAGYDVIAKAWHGITHGQVLDENFLMTIATLGAFALVLFPESEPHMAEGAAVMLFYQLGEWFQSYAVGKSRKSIAAMMDIAPDYANLVSNGQVSRVDPYSVHPGDTIAVKPGERIPLDGTVIEGTSQLDTSALTGESVPRIVEAGAEVISGCVNMTGLLHIRVAKPYDQSTVQRILELVENASDRKARTENFITRFARYYTPIVVALALVIACIPPLLLGQPWSECVKSALIFLVVSCPCALVISVPLSFFGGIGAASRAGILVKGSNYLEALASAETVSFDKTGTLTNGTFNVVAIHPTSDIDPDLVLSVAAHAEAYSDHPIALSLRRAYSGQIDAARVSEVTEKGGHGIRALVDEHIVVVGNDTMMAGEGASWDSCDLAGTVLHVLLDGTYIGHIVIADVVKEDARAALDDLRRCGVKKTVMLTGDREEVACAVAEELGVDEFRAKLLPADKVDIVEELLASTSERGKLVFVGDGINDAPVLMRSDIGIAMGALGSGAAIEAADIVLMDDRPSKIALAIRIARKTMRIVKQNIAFAIGVKVLVMILALPVFGIANMWMAVFGDVGVSVIAILNAMRALRIS; this is translated from the coding sequence ATGAGCCCCCGACAGAAGAAAACCCTCATCCGCATCGCCGTCGCACTCGCTCTGTTCGTGTGCTTCCAGCTCATCCCCTTCGAGGCGCTGGCCGAGCCCCCCGCAGACCTGTATCTGGAATTCGCCCTGTTCCTCATCCCCTACCTTCTGGCCGGCTACGACGTTATCGCGAAGGCGTGGCACGGCATAACGCACGGGCAGGTGCTCGACGAGAACTTCCTCATGACCATCGCGACGCTCGGCGCGTTCGCACTGGTGCTGTTCCCCGAAAGCGAGCCCCACATGGCCGAAGGGGCGGCGGTCATGCTGTTCTACCAGCTGGGAGAATGGTTCCAATCGTATGCGGTGGGCAAATCGCGCAAGTCCATCGCCGCCATGATGGATATCGCGCCCGATTACGCCAACCTCGTCTCGAACGGGCAGGTGAGCCGGGTCGACCCCTACTCCGTGCATCCGGGCGACACCATCGCCGTCAAGCCGGGCGAGCGCATCCCCTTGGACGGAACGGTGATCGAAGGAACGTCCCAGCTGGACACTTCGGCCCTCACCGGCGAAAGCGTCCCGCGCATCGTCGAGGCCGGCGCCGAGGTCATCAGCGGCTGCGTCAACATGACCGGGCTCCTGCATATCCGCGTCGCAAAGCCCTACGACCAGTCCACCGTGCAGAGGATCCTCGAGCTGGTGGAAAACGCCAGCGACCGCAAGGCCCGCACCGAGAACTTCATCACGCGGTTCGCGCGTTACTACACCCCCATCGTCGTGGCGCTTGCGCTGGTCATCGCCTGCATCCCGCCCCTGCTGCTCGGGCAGCCCTGGTCGGAATGCGTGAAGAGCGCCCTGATCTTTTTGGTAGTGAGCTGCCCGTGCGCCCTGGTCATCAGCGTTCCCCTCTCGTTTTTCGGGGGGATCGGAGCCGCATCGCGCGCCGGCATCCTGGTGAAGGGGTCGAACTACCTCGAGGCGCTCGCTTCGGCGGAAACCGTGTCTTTCGACAAGACGGGGACCCTGACCAACGGGACCTTCAACGTCGTAGCCATCCACCCCACCTCCGATATCGACCCCGACCTCGTCCTGTCCGTTGCGGCGCACGCCGAGGCCTACTCCGACCATCCCATCGCGCTGTCGCTGCGCCGCGCCTACAGCGGGCAGATCGACGCAGCGCGCGTCAGCGAGGTGACCGAGAAAGGCGGCCATGGGATACGGGCCCTGGTAGACGAGCATATCGTCGTAGTCGGCAACGATACGATGATGGCGGGCGAAGGCGCGTCGTGGGATTCGTGCGACCTTGCCGGCACCGTGCTGCACGTGCTGTTGGACGGGACCTACATCGGCCACATCGTCATAGCCGACGTAGTGAAGGAAGACGCGCGCGCAGCCCTCGACGACCTGCGCCGATGCGGCGTGAAGAAAACGGTCATGCTCACCGGGGATCGCGAGGAGGTCGCATGCGCGGTCGCCGAGGAACTGGGCGTCGACGAATTCAGGGCCAAGCTCCTTCCCGCCGACAAAGTGGATATAGTGGAGGAACTCCTCGCCTCCACAAGCGAGCGCGGGAAGCTCGTCTTCGTGGGAGACGGCATAAACGACGCCCCCGTGCTCATGCGCTCGGATATCGGCATCGCCATGGGAGCTTTGGGTTCCGGCGCCGCTATCGAAGCCGCCGACATCGTGCTGATGGACGATCGTCCCTCGAAGATAGCGCTCGCAATCCGCATCGCGCGCAAGACGATGCGGATAGTAAAGCAGAACATCGCGTTCGCCATCGGAGTGAAGGTGCTCGTCATGATACTGGCCCTTCCCGTTTTCGGGATCGCCAACATGTGGATGGCCGTCTTCGGCGACGTCGGCGTGTCCGTGATCGCCATCCTGAACGCCATGCGCGCACTCAGGATCTCGTAG
- a CDS encoding heavy-metal-associated domain-containing protein has product MKRVFKLEGEICPNCGGKIQDAINRLDGVNEAKINFLTLKFTLDAQDDRFDQLLDESKRIFDKIEPSCSIVA; this is encoded by the coding sequence ATGAAAAGGGTTTTCAAACTCGAAGGTGAGATCTGCCCGAACTGCGGAGGGAAGATCCAAGACGCCATCAACCGACTCGACGGCGTCAACGAGGCCAAGATCAACTTCCTCACGCTGAAATTCACCCTCGACGCCCAAGACGACCGCTTCGACCAACTGCTCGACGAATCGAAACGAATCTTCGACAAGATCGAGCCCTCCTGCTCGATCGTCGCATAA
- a CDS encoding class B sortase, translated as MARLRYRAADKRRRRPVEGRAARRLGPTPTSRKLEWASATIGITSAALLSAVFLAPLASDLASSPPRPDDPSAESGWFAPIAEQVRGEGSGADGAGGVPVVDWDAWSAANPDIVAWIHVPGTHISYPVAQAPLSDPLFYLDHDAWGHPDPAGCPYLDAACAAEGLDARHVVISGHNMGWSDRLFADFSRYADIGFARDHRTVYLLSRDEVRVLSVFGARTMPGSNPEKLLRFSDGDAFSEYLATVREGAAFVLDEDEAHPATRQLFTFCTCSYRMSPENERTLVYAQPA; from the coding sequence GTGGCGCGCTTAAGATACCGCGCCGCAGATAAGCGGCGGCGAAGACCCGTCGAGGGCCGAGCTGCGCGGCGGCTCGGCCCGACGCCGACCTCCCGAAAGCTCGAATGGGCATCGGCGACGATCGGGATAACGTCGGCGGCGCTCCTTTCGGCGGTGTTCCTCGCGCCGTTGGCAAGCGACCTTGCATCATCGCCCCCTCGGCCCGACGACCCCTCCGCCGAAAGCGGCTGGTTCGCGCCGATAGCCGAGCAAGTTCGCGGGGAAGGCAGCGGGGCGGACGGGGCAGGCGGCGTCCCCGTCGTCGATTGGGACGCCTGGAGCGCAGCGAACCCCGACATCGTCGCATGGATCCACGTTCCCGGAACGCATATCAGCTATCCGGTGGCGCAGGCCCCCTTATCCGATCCGCTGTTCTACCTCGACCACGATGCGTGGGGCCACCCCGATCCGGCGGGATGCCCCTACCTGGACGCCGCCTGCGCCGCCGAGGGCCTCGACGCCCGGCACGTGGTGATAAGCGGGCATAACATGGGATGGTCCGACCGTCTTTTCGCCGACTTCTCCCGGTACGCCGATATCGGCTTCGCCCGAGATCATCGCACCGTGTACCTGCTCTCGCGCGACGAGGTCCGCGTCCTCAGCGTATTCGGGGCAAGAACCATGCCGGGCTCGAACCCCGAGAAGCTCCTGCGGTTTTCCGATGGGGACGCATTTTCAGAGTATCTTGCAACGGTGCGGGAGGGTGCTGCCTTCGTCCTCGACGAAGACGAGGCCCATCCCGCAACCAGGCAGCTGTTCACATTCTGCACCTGCAGTTACCGGATGAGCCCCGAAAACGAAAGGACCCTCGTCTATGCCCAGCCCGCGTAA
- a CDS encoding solute carrier family 23 protein gives MGSKDNPDAIYDARVLGAPKMVLFGFQHMFAMFGATILVPVLTGLPVSTTLLFAGLGTLLFHLLSQGKVPAFLGSSFAFIAGYAVIAPNGEAELLPYACLGVACAGLLYLVLSCLFKVFGAARVMRFFPPVVTGPIVIAIGLSLSASAINNCQTYWPVALVAIATIVVCNIWGKGMIKIVPILIGVLVSYATAAVLGLVDFSRVADAAWIGIPLAWDKTVFGLFNENFDAGLAVTAIITIVPLAFATIIEHIGDVSAISSTVNRNYIAKPGLHRTLLGDGLATIAASLFGAPANTTYGENTGVLALTKVFDPRVVRIAAAFAVLFSFCPKFIALIEVMPACVVGGVSIVLYGMISAVGIRNLVENNVDFMKSRNVLITAIIIGFAVGISYSQAGAISFAIAGVTISLSGLAVGSIAGILLNMVLPGREDIVGVDGSVVEGDHDAQPDEDLLPLEGPRPAAKPVE, from the coding sequence ATGGGATCGAAGGACAATCCCGACGCGATCTACGATGCGCGGGTGCTGGGCGCCCCGAAGATGGTCCTCTTCGGATTCCAGCATATGTTCGCCATGTTCGGCGCGACGATCCTGGTTCCCGTTCTGACGGGGCTGCCGGTCTCGACCACGTTGCTGTTCGCCGGGTTGGGCACGCTGCTGTTCCATCTGCTTTCCCAGGGCAAGGTCCCCGCGTTTCTGGGGTCGTCGTTCGCCTTCATTGCAGGGTATGCCGTCATCGCCCCGAACGGCGAGGCCGAGCTTCTGCCTTACGCGTGTTTGGGCGTCGCGTGTGCGGGCTTGCTCTATCTGGTGCTTTCCTGCCTGTTCAAGGTGTTCGGCGCAGCGCGCGTCATGCGCTTCTTCCCCCCGGTCGTTACCGGCCCCATCGTCATCGCGATCGGCTTGAGCCTGTCGGCTTCGGCTATCAACAACTGCCAGACCTACTGGCCCGTGGCCCTCGTCGCCATCGCCACCATCGTGGTGTGCAACATCTGGGGTAAGGGCATGATAAAGATCGTCCCGATCCTCATCGGCGTCCTGGTCTCCTACGCCACCGCCGCTGTGCTCGGGTTGGTTGATTTCTCTCGCGTCGCAGACGCGGCCTGGATCGGCATTCCCCTTGCTTGGGACAAAACCGTTTTCGGTTTGTTCAACGAGAATTTCGATGCAGGCCTCGCGGTGACGGCCATCATCACCATCGTTCCGCTCGCGTTCGCCACCATCATCGAGCACATCGGCGACGTTTCCGCCATCAGCTCCACTGTTAACCGCAACTATATCGCCAAGCCGGGCCTGCATCGCACGCTTCTGGGAGACGGTTTGGCCACCATCGCCGCGTCTCTGTTCGGGGCTCCCGCGAACACGACGTATGGCGAGAACACGGGCGTGCTCGCGCTCACCAAGGTGTTCGACCCTCGGGTGGTTCGCATCGCGGCGGCGTTCGCGGTCCTGTTCTCCTTCTGCCCCAAGTTCATCGCGCTTATCGAGGTGATGCCCGCCTGCGTCGTCGGCGGCGTTTCCATCGTCTTGTACGGCATGATCTCCGCGGTGGGCATCCGCAATCTGGTCGAGAACAACGTCGACTTCATGAAGAGCCGCAACGTGCTCATCACGGCTATCATCATCGGCTTTGCGGTCGGCATCTCGTACAGCCAGGCGGGTGCGATCTCCTTTGCGATCGCGGGGGTCACCATATCGCTGTCCGGTTTGGCCGTCGGCTCCATCGCCGGCATCTTGCTGAACATGGTGCTTCCCGGGCGCGAGGACATCGTGGGCGTGGACGGCAGCGTGGTCGAAGGGGATCACGATGCTCAGCCTGACGAGGACCTGCTTCCCCTCGAGGGGCCGCGCCCTGCGGCGAAGCCCGTCGAGTAA
- a CDS encoding isopeptide-forming domain-containing fimbrial protein — MRRSDTLSAQRAKHPPQRRLAAFLAASLVAVAAWAAPSAVPEGLCVTVPIETVQADNGNARNPLVISTGLSSDPSIAEHHMNVRQPARLVDSQPAASKTTHVAKLYANDELVGGEATLPILRGGLHSFFGCDDFATQGTTFEFEGRTWKPGDKISATFEYPCVGVYENEPIGARFSIAGTYVKIWPKLDCPVIQLPDLLYAGGYLFNMRDTDMSIEFFYCSDKRPVELSGSYLTFCSLNYYPPSKVEDYPDLPASGDICSESVLVPAKDTKKIALSQQTNMRTKSVTIGGTEYIHAYPVSNEFEDHLGKPTYTKNAVTLYQDGRFTVKAPFTGWFSFASASLGAGAPPAPQKTADRETVVAGQPVVWDVSQKVGTLGEDVLSRYRRFEIVDHLPDALEYRAAKVVKEQNGKKEDVTGAAGKLEWNAERKELSYRFDPAWLAGSMPLAGETYHLVIETSAKGDAEASTVENTAETLINRHRADAKGSVRIERPEPPQPIDPPQPPSPPVTPDIVPTTGDLVTAQKHSVPASGTPVKAGDEIEYLVTVENTGSAPSARTLVRDPVPEGASYVEGSATAQGAYVEASDRSGAYVEWTVPSLPPHKRIELRFRATVSKEAAQNRSVILNTAFYGGCDPSTKPGDPANGQPNNATSTTVHPVAEKAHAPAQLHVVKRSDPRSGTLVKPGDTITYFIDVSHKGSPDSDAASQVRVEDPLPDGCELVEGGLPDGHSASFDASSRTVSWIIDRIEPGSATTLSFTVRVSENPEGSIDHLDNQVRYQPGWKKGDPLPNTSNTTRHLIAKGDEPAKDDRGDGKPFDKTGNALIPYWWVAGLLGLIAVGCGSVFLTCELKRRRMSGGALKIPRRR, encoded by the coding sequence ATGAGACGATCGGACACCCTGTCGGCACAGCGCGCGAAACACCCTCCGCAGCGGCGCCTCGCCGCGTTCCTGGCCGCCTCGCTTGTCGCGGTTGCCGCATGGGCAGCCCCCTCCGCCGTCCCGGAAGGGCTCTGCGTGACCGTACCGATAGAAACCGTCCAGGCCGATAACGGAAACGCACGAAACCCCCTGGTCATATCGACGGGACTTTCGTCCGATCCCTCCATCGCCGAACACCATATGAACGTGAGGCAGCCCGCGCGACTCGTCGACAGCCAACCTGCGGCCAGCAAAACCACCCATGTCGCCAAACTGTACGCGAACGACGAGCTGGTCGGAGGCGAAGCCACGCTCCCCATCCTCAGAGGCGGCCTCCACAGCTTCTTCGGATGCGACGACTTCGCCACGCAGGGAACCACGTTCGAGTTCGAGGGGCGCACCTGGAAGCCGGGCGACAAGATCTCGGCCACCTTCGAGTACCCCTGCGTCGGCGTGTACGAGAACGAGCCTATCGGCGCGAGGTTCTCCATCGCCGGCACGTACGTCAAGATCTGGCCCAAGCTGGACTGTCCCGTCATCCAGCTTCCCGACCTGCTCTACGCGGGAGGGTATCTGTTCAACATGCGCGACACCGACATGAGCATCGAGTTCTTCTACTGCTCGGACAAGCGGCCCGTCGAGTTGTCGGGCAGCTACCTAACCTTCTGCTCCCTCAACTACTATCCCCCCTCCAAGGTCGAAGACTATCCCGACCTTCCCGCATCGGGCGACATCTGCTCGGAAAGCGTCCTCGTTCCCGCAAAGGACACGAAAAAGATCGCCCTGTCGCAGCAGACCAATATGAGGACGAAATCCGTGACGATAGGGGGCACCGAGTACATCCACGCCTACCCCGTCAGCAACGAATTCGAGGACCATCTGGGAAAGCCCACGTACACCAAAAACGCCGTCACCCTGTATCAAGACGGGCGGTTCACCGTCAAAGCCCCGTTCACCGGCTGGTTCAGCTTCGCAAGCGCCAGCCTTGGAGCCGGAGCCCCTCCCGCGCCGCAGAAAACGGCCGATCGGGAAACCGTCGTTGCGGGCCAGCCCGTCGTATGGGATGTCAGCCAGAAGGTGGGCACGCTCGGAGAAGACGTCCTCAGCAGGTACAGGCGCTTCGAAATCGTCGATCATCTGCCCGATGCACTGGAATACCGAGCCGCCAAAGTCGTGAAGGAGCAAAACGGCAAGAAAGAAGATGTGACCGGCGCCGCCGGGAAGCTGGAATGGAACGCAGAGCGCAAAGAGCTCTCGTACCGGTTCGACCCGGCCTGGCTCGCCGGCTCCATGCCGCTCGCGGGAGAAACGTACCATCTGGTCATCGAAACGTCGGCGAAAGGCGATGCCGAGGCCTCCACGGTCGAGAACACCGCCGAAACGCTCATCAACCGGCACCGCGCAGATGCGAAGGGGTCGGTGCGGATAGAGAGGCCCGAGCCTCCCCAGCCGATCGATCCGCCCCAGCCGCCGTCTCCCCCCGTGACCCCCGATATCGTTCCCACAACGGGAGACCTCGTCACCGCGCAGAAGCATTCGGTTCCGGCTTCGGGGACGCCCGTGAAAGCCGGCGACGAGATCGAGTATCTCGTCACGGTGGAAAACACGGGAAGCGCCCCCAGCGCCCGCACCCTCGTACGCGATCCCGTCCCCGAAGGAGCCTCCTACGTCGAGGGCTCGGCAACTGCGCAAGGCGCCTACGTCGAGGCGTCGGATCGCAGCGGGGCATACGTGGAGTGGACCGTGCCGAGCCTTCCGCCGCACAAGAGAATCGAGCTGAGATTCCGCGCAACGGTATCGAAAGAGGCCGCTCAGAACAGATCCGTCATCCTGAACACCGCGTTTTACGGCGGCTGCGACCCCTCGACGAAGCCGGGAGATCCCGCAAACGGGCAGCCGAACAACGCGACCAGCACCACCGTCCACCCCGTCGCGGAGAAAGCGCATGCACCCGCCCAGCTCCATGTCGTGAAGCGATCGGACCCCCGCTCCGGAACCCTCGTGAAACCAGGCGACACCATAACGTATTTCATCGACGTCTCCCATAAAGGGTCGCCTGACAGCGACGCCGCAAGCCAAGTGCGCGTCGAAGACCCCCTCCCCGACGGATGCGAGCTGGTCGAAGGCGGTCTCCCCGACGGACACTCCGCCTCCTTCGACGCATCGAGCCGCACTGTGAGCTGGATTATCGACAGGATAGAACCCGGATCTGCAACCACGCTCTCCTTCACGGTGCGCGTCAGCGAAAACCCGGAAGGGAGCATCGACCACCTCGACAACCAGGTGCGCTATCAACCCGGTTGGAAGAAGGGCGACCCCCTGCCGAACACCTCGAACACGACGCGCCATCTCATCGCCAAAGGAGACGAGCCGGCAAAGGACGATCGCGGCGACGGGAAGCCCTTCGACAAGACGGGCAACGCCCTGATCCCGTATTGGTGGGTCGCCGGGCTCCTCGGCCTGATCGCGGTCGGATGCGGGTCCGTCTTCTTGACCTGCGAGCTGAAAAGGAGGCGCATGTCGGGTGGCGCGCTTAAGATACCGCGCCGCAGATAA
- the glmS gene encoding glutamine--fructose-6-phosphate transaminase (isomerizing), with protein sequence MCGIVGYTGSRQVAGILLEGLKRLEYRGYDSAGVAVENEGSLHVVRRKGRVAELESAVKQSEVVGTCGIGHTRWATHGRPSEANAHPHASNDGRIAVVHNGIIENFAELRDDLASRGYAFGSDTDTETVAHLVEDAYEGDLLAAVRTATEQVVGSYGLAVTCADEPGVIVATRKDSPLIVGKAEDGCYVASDAIAMIDATRDVVVLEDGWFVRMDGDAIEFFDGALNPIEPTVTHITWDMDVAEKGGYPDFMLKEIHEQPRVIRDTLAGRLVNGRLEIDELGMSPEELDLIDRVYVIACGTSYHAGLVAKELIEGWARIPTEVEAASEFRYRNPIITPTTLVVAVSQSGETADTLAAIRDARVKGARVFGITNVLGSPVARESDGVIYTKANKEIAVASTKSFLGQIVSLTLLALLLAQAKGKLKMNQIRLLFRELADTAEQVEWILAHADEVNEAARACAEARSALFVGRGMGAAIAREGALKLKEISYLHAEAYPAGEMKHGPIALIDEGFPVIVVATKSPVYDKTVSNMQESKARGATIIAIATEGDEDIKAHADHVIYIPKVRDAFSAITASVPLQLLARTIAVMRGCDVDQPRNLAKSVTVE encoded by the coding sequence ATGTGCGGAATCGTTGGGTATACCGGCTCTCGGCAGGTTGCGGGCATCTTGCTTGAAGGTTTGAAGCGGCTCGAGTACCGCGGTTACGATTCGGCGGGCGTCGCGGTTGAAAACGAGGGCTCGCTGCACGTGGTTCGCCGCAAGGGCCGTGTTGCCGAGCTCGAATCCGCCGTGAAGCAAAGCGAAGTGGTGGGAACCTGCGGTATCGGGCACACCCGCTGGGCCACCCACGGCCGCCCCAGCGAAGCGAACGCCCATCCCCATGCCTCCAACGACGGGCGCATCGCAGTGGTGCACAACGGCATCATCGAGAATTTCGCCGAACTGCGCGACGACCTGGCATCTCGCGGCTACGCATTCGGCAGCGACACCGATACCGAGACCGTCGCCCATTTGGTGGAAGACGCCTACGAGGGCGACCTTTTGGCCGCCGTGCGCACCGCGACCGAACAGGTCGTCGGTTCTTACGGGCTGGCGGTGACCTGTGCCGACGAGCCGGGCGTCATCGTGGCGACGCGCAAGGACTCCCCCCTCATCGTGGGGAAGGCCGAGGACGGGTGCTACGTGGCCTCCGATGCGATCGCGATGATCGACGCGACGCGCGACGTGGTGGTTCTCGAGGACGGCTGGTTCGTCCGGATGGACGGGGACGCCATCGAGTTCTTCGACGGGGCGCTGAACCCCATCGAGCCGACGGTGACGCACATCACCTGGGATATGGACGTCGCCGAGAAGGGCGGATACCCCGACTTCATGCTGAAGGAGATCCACGAGCAGCCGCGCGTCATCCGCGATACGTTGGCCGGGCGCCTGGTGAACGGCCGATTGGAAATCGACGAGCTGGGCATGAGCCCCGAGGAGCTGGACCTGATCGATCGCGTGTACGTGATCGCATGCGGGACGAGCTACCATGCGGGGCTGGTGGCAAAGGAGCTGATCGAGGGCTGGGCGCGCATCCCCACCGAGGTGGAGGCTGCAAGCGAGTTCCGTTACCGCAACCCCATCATCACGCCCACCACGCTGGTGGTGGCGGTGTCCCAGTCGGGCGAGACGGCCGACACGCTCGCGGCGATCCGCGACGCCCGTGTGAAGGGCGCGCGCGTGTTCGGCATCACCAACGTTTTGGGCTCTCCCGTTGCGCGCGAATCCGACGGCGTGATCTACACGAAGGCGAACAAGGAGATCGCCGTGGCGTCGACCAAGTCCTTCCTCGGTCAGATCGTGAGCCTTACGCTGCTTGCCCTGCTGCTGGCCCAGGCCAAGGGGAAGCTCAAGATGAACCAGATCCGCCTGCTCTTCCGCGAGCTGGCCGATACCGCCGAGCAGGTCGAATGGATTTTGGCCCACGCTGACGAGGTGAACGAGGCGGCGCGCGCCTGCGCCGAGGCCCGCTCCGCCCTGTTCGTGGGCCGCGGCATGGGGGCGGCCATTGCGCGCGAGGGTGCCCTGAAGCTGAAGGAGATCAGCTACCTGCACGCCGAGGCGTACCCGGCCGGCGAGATGAAGCATGGTCCGATTGCGCTTATCGACGAGGGATTCCCCGTAATCGTTGTCGCGACGAAGAGCCCCGTGTACGATAAGACCGTCTCCAATATGCAGGAGAGCAAGGCGCGTGGGGCGACCATCATCGCGATCGCCACGGAAGGCGACGAGGACATCAAGGCTCATGCCGACCACGTCATCTACATTCCGAAGGTGCGCGACGCGTTCTCGGCGATCACGGCGAGCGTTCCTTTGCAGCTGCTGGCCCGCACCATCGCCGTTATGCGCGGGTGCGACGTCGATCAGCCCCGCAACCTTGCAAAATCGGTGACGGTCGAGTAA
- a CDS encoding ArsR/SmtB family transcription factor, with protein sequence MSARGNPDEAVDLNEGIPEEELLYELADLFKVFSDTTRIKILFALMESERYVADIAEAVGATQSAVSHQLRILKQAHLVKFRRDGKNIAYALADDHVRTMLAQGMSHICE encoded by the coding sequence ATGAGCGCGCGAGGAAACCCCGACGAGGCCGTCGACCTGAACGAGGGCATACCCGAAGAGGAGTTGCTGTACGAATTAGCCGACCTGTTCAAGGTGTTTTCCGATACGACGCGTATAAAGATCCTGTTCGCACTGATGGAGAGCGAACGTTACGTGGCCGACATCGCGGAAGCCGTCGGAGCCACGCAAAGCGCGGTCTCCCATCAGCTGAGGATCCTCAAGCAAGCGCATCTGGTGAAGTTTCGCCGCGACGGGAAGAACATCGCCTACGCCCTCGCCGACGACCATGTCCGAACCATGCTGGCCCAGGGCATGAGCCACATCTGCGAATAA
- the murB gene encoding UDP-N-acetylmuramate dehydrogenase: MASDFERKLVSALGSDAVLVGEPLSSHTTFKIGGPADYLVRPTTVEQVKSVVDLCREGGVDLHVIGLGSDLLVADAGLRGVVMELSDNFSEIHVDERGLVSAQAGASNASVAQAALEAGLTGYEFASGIPGTVGGAAIMNAGAYGGEFADVALSCACVTREGELHEVRAAEADWGYRHSRMDDEGMVVLAVLLKLDPGDRDEIRARMDDLAQRRCAKQPLEMPSAGSTFKRPEGHYAGKLIQDAGLQGVAVGGAEVSRKHAGFVVNTGGATAEDVRGLIGLVRDSVFDESGVLLEPEVRMWGFDR; the protein is encoded by the coding sequence ATGGCTTCTGACTTCGAACGAAAGCTCGTTTCGGCCCTCGGATCGGATGCGGTCCTGGTGGGCGAGCCCCTGTCTTCCCATACGACGTTCAAGATCGGGGGACCTGCGGACTATCTGGTTCGCCCGACGACCGTCGAACAGGTGAAGTCCGTGGTCGATCTGTGCCGGGAGGGCGGCGTCGACCTGCATGTCATCGGGTTGGGCAGCGACCTTCTGGTGGCCGATGCGGGCTTGCGCGGCGTGGTTATGGAGCTGTCCGACAACTTCTCCGAGATTCATGTGGACGAACGGGGGCTGGTTTCGGCTCAGGCGGGGGCCAGCAACGCTTCGGTGGCCCAGGCGGCTCTGGAGGCTGGCCTGACCGGATACGAGTTCGCAAGCGGGATACCCGGCACGGTGGGAGGCGCCGCGATCATGAACGCGGGGGCCTACGGGGGCGAGTTCGCCGACGTCGCGCTTTCGTGCGCGTGCGTGACCCGCGAAGGCGAGCTGCACGAGGTTCGCGCGGCGGAGGCCGACTGGGGGTATCGCCACAGCCGTATGGACGACGAGGGCATGGTCGTGCTGGCCGTGCTTCTGAAGCTCGATCCCGGTGACAGGGACGAGATTCGGGCGCGCATGGACGACCTTGCGCAGAGGCGCTGCGCCAAGCAGCCCCTCGAGATGCCCAGCGCCGGTTCGACGTTCAAGCGCCCCGAGGGACATTATGCAGGCAAGCTCATTCAGGATGCGGGCTTGCAGGGCGTTGCGGTCGGCGGGGCCGAAGTGTCGAGGAAGCATGCGGGGTTCGTGGTGAACACGGGAGGCGCTACCGCCGAGGATGTTCGAGGGCTGATCGGGCTGGTCCGCGATTCCGTGTTCGACGAGTCGGGCGTGCTGTTGGAGCCCGAGGTTCGCATGTGGGGCTTCGATCGGTAG
- a CDS encoding MOSC domain-containing protein produces MDSASSGAFVRSINISTRKGTRKTPVGDVPQMVKEQWGFENDAHAGDWHRQVSFLAQESIVKAQGMGLDVKEGDFGENFTTEGLDVLSLPLGTQLRIGGDLLVEISQIGKVCHTRCAIYYLAGDCIFPREGIFAVVLQGGEVKAGDSIEVVKMGDGTCSFAPPEALAEVEAARAAGTL; encoded by the coding sequence ATGGATAGTGCATCGAGCGGCGCATTCGTTCGTTCCATCAATATTTCGACGCGCAAGGGCACGCGCAAGACCCCTGTAGGCGATGTTCCGCAGATGGTCAAAGAGCAGTGGGGCTTCGAAAACGATGCCCATGCCGGCGATTGGCACCGCCAGGTGTCGTTTCTCGCCCAGGAATCCATCGTCAAGGCGCAGGGTATGGGCCTCGATGTGAAAGAGGGCGATTTCGGCGAGAACTTCACCACCGAGGGTCTGGACGTTCTCTCGCTTCCCTTGGGGACCCAGCTGAGGATCGGCGGCGATCTGTTGGTCGAGATCAGCCAGATCGGCAAGGTGTGCCATACGCGCTGCGCGATCTACTACCTTGCCGGCGACTGCATCTTCCCGCGCGAGGGCATTTTCGCGGTGGTGCTGCAGGGCGGCGAGGTGAAGGCGGGGGATTCCATCGAGGTTGTCAAGATGGGCGACGGAACCTGCTCGTTTGCACCCCCCGAGGCGCTTGCCGAGGTCGAAGCCGCTCGCGCAGCCGGAACCCTGTAA